A part of Micromonospora chersina genomic DNA contains:
- a CDS encoding carboxymuconolactone decarboxylase family protein — translation MTEDVYARALENAERLLGQPLTLPLGPGEPPVGADFRRLATEHTFGDVWPREGLDLRSRCLVSVAIAAALGTHEPLRGQLRIALHSGVSREEIVELFIHLAAYAGAARAFDSYQIAVAVFGEAR, via the coding sequence GTGACTGAGGACGTTTACGCGCGGGCGCTGGAGAACGCCGAGCGACTGCTCGGCCAGCCGCTCACCCTGCCGCTCGGTCCCGGCGAGCCGCCGGTCGGCGCGGACTTCCGGCGGCTGGCCACCGAGCACACGTTCGGTGACGTGTGGCCCCGTGAGGGACTGGACCTGCGCTCCCGCTGCCTGGTGTCGGTGGCGATCGCCGCGGCGCTGGGCACCCACGAGCCGCTGCGCGGACAACTGCGCATCGCACTGCACTCCGGGGTGAGCCGCGAGGAGATCGTCGAACTCTTCATCCACCTGGCCGCCTACGCCGGCGCCGCGCGCGCCTTCGACAGCTACCAGATCGCCGTGGCGGTGTTCGGCGAGGCCCGCTGA
- a CDS encoding HAD family hydrolase: MLFDMDGTLVDSEKLWDVALQELAAVYGGTLSDDARKAIIGTSMAVSMRIVHDDLGQPERDPQASADWINARILELFRDGLRWRPGALALLRAVRAAGIPTALVTSSTRPLVEVALDTLGRDSFDAVVCGDEVDAAKPHPEPYLTAARLLGVPIARCVAIEDSPTGVASALAAGAAVLAVPAEVPLPPTDGVHQLESLTAADLELLAALLGERPA, from the coding sequence GTGCTCTTCGACATGGACGGCACCCTGGTCGACAGCGAGAAGCTCTGGGACGTCGCGTTGCAGGAACTCGCGGCCGTCTACGGCGGCACCCTCTCCGACGACGCCCGTAAGGCGATCATCGGCACCAGCATGGCCGTGTCGATGCGGATCGTGCACGACGACCTGGGCCAGCCCGAGCGGGACCCGCAGGCCAGCGCCGACTGGATCAACGCCCGGATCCTGGAGCTGTTCCGCGACGGGCTGCGCTGGCGGCCCGGGGCCCTCGCGCTGCTGCGTGCCGTCCGCGCCGCCGGCATCCCCACCGCCCTGGTCACCTCCAGCACCCGGCCGCTGGTCGAGGTCGCCCTCGACACCCTGGGCCGGGACAGCTTCGACGCGGTGGTCTGCGGCGACGAGGTGGACGCGGCGAAGCCGCACCCGGAGCCGTACCTGACCGCGGCGCGGCTGCTCGGTGTGCCGATCGCGCGGTGCGTGGCGATCGAGGACTCGCCCACCGGGGTGGCCAGCGCCCTCGCGGCCGGGGCCGCCGTGCTGGCCGTCCCGGCCGAGGTGCCGTTGCCGCCGACCGACGGCGTACACCAGTTGGAGAGCCTGACCGCGGCGGACCTGGAGCTGCTGGCAGCCCTGCTCGGGGAACGCCCCGCCTGA
- a CDS encoding neutral zinc metallopeptidase: MGEKAGRRRPGPLAGLLVAVVVAAGCMGGGLDQGEPEQPGPRQNGPAASPGADSTRADGTTSVAEFKQDFSDAVGIAERYWTDRFRASGKQFQPIRRVVPYTRSGEVSCGGEGLPRNNAVYCSAGDFIAYDVNWSVAAFRQVGDAFLFYLLGHEYAHGVQVRLGIRYNFTIQQELQADCMAGAYIGDNVRSGTLTLAEGDLDEFREGLLAVGDDPNQPWFAEGSHGTAEQRTDSFFRGYENSLDACGLG; this comes from the coding sequence GTGGGGGAGAAGGCGGGACGTCGGCGACCGGGACCACTGGCCGGGCTGCTGGTGGCCGTGGTGGTGGCGGCCGGCTGCATGGGCGGTGGGCTGGACCAGGGCGAGCCGGAACAGCCCGGCCCGCGGCAGAACGGCCCGGCGGCCTCCCCCGGAGCGGACTCGACCCGCGCCGACGGCACCACGAGCGTGGCCGAGTTCAAGCAGGACTTCTCCGACGCCGTGGGCATCGCCGAGCGCTACTGGACCGACCGGTTCCGGGCCTCCGGGAAGCAGTTCCAGCCGATCCGGCGGGTGGTGCCGTACACCAGGTCCGGCGAGGTCTCCTGCGGCGGCGAGGGACTGCCCCGCAACAACGCGGTCTACTGCTCGGCGGGCGACTTCATCGCCTACGACGTGAACTGGTCGGTGGCGGCGTTCCGGCAGGTCGGCGACGCGTTCCTGTTCTACCTGCTCGGCCACGAGTACGCCCACGGCGTCCAGGTCCGCCTCGGCATCCGCTACAACTTCACCATCCAGCAGGAGTTGCAGGCGGACTGCATGGCCGGGGCGTACATCGGTGACAACGTGCGCTCGGGGACGCTCACGCTGGCCGAGGGCGACCTCGACGAGTTCCGCGAAGGGCTGCTGGCGGTCGGTGACGACCCGAACCAGCCCTGGTTCGCCGAGGGCTCGCACGGCACCGCCGAGCAGCGCACCGACTCGTTCTTCCGGGGCTACGAGAACTCCCTGGACGCCTGCGGCCTCGGCTGA